One Ignavibacteria bacterium genomic window carries:
- a CDS encoding pyridoxal phosphate-dependent aminotransferase codes for MGNKAVPSISNRARSMQASPLRKLASIAEERKKNGIKVYHLNIGQPDLPTDKIFYEQLLKIPQTTVAYAPSNGMPQTIKAWKKYFEHVGIQFDEKEIIVTQGGSEAIIFAMCSICDVDEEIIVFEPFYTNYNGFATLVDVKLVPIPLSIQNGFHLPTEEEIEKYITPKTRGILITNPSNPTGTVYSKEELQRLVNLVKKYNLFLLSDEVYREFAYEGKFFSVMDFPEISQQTILLDSASKRFNLCGARIGVLASHNEDVVQSAFKFGMARLSVATIEQLAIIPMLENPFTYTAPIVEEFRRRRDVVYEALSQINGVTYYKPEGAFYIIIGLPVKDSEHFARWLIEEFDYNKETVLLAPAQGFYATPGKGTNEVRLAFMLNVDDMKKSLKIISIALEEYLKKFN; via the coding sequence ATGGGAAATAAAGCTGTTCCTTCAATTTCGAATCGTGCTCGATCAATGCAGGCTTCTCCGCTAAGGAAGCTTGCATCAATTGCTGAAGAAAGGAAGAAAAACGGAATCAAAGTTTACCACTTAAATATTGGTCAGCCCGATCTTCCAACGGATAAAATTTTTTATGAGCAACTTCTAAAAATTCCTCAAACAACCGTTGCTTACGCTCCATCGAATGGAATGCCGCAAACAATAAAAGCATGGAAAAAATACTTCGAGCACGTTGGAATTCAATTCGATGAGAAAGAAATAATTGTAACTCAAGGCGGTTCCGAAGCGATCATTTTTGCAATGTGTTCTATTTGTGATGTTGACGAAGAAATAATTGTTTTTGAACCATTTTATACTAACTACAATGGTTTCGCTACTCTGGTAGATGTCAAACTGGTCCCAATTCCACTTTCAATTCAAAATGGATTTCATCTGCCAACAGAAGAAGAAATTGAAAAATACATTACTCCAAAAACCAGAGGAATTTTAATTACCAATCCCTCAAATCCTACTGGTACAGTTTATTCAAAAGAAGAATTACAACGATTGGTTAATCTTGTTAAAAAATACAATTTATTTTTGTTAAGCGATGAAGTTTATCGTGAATTTGCCTACGAAGGTAAATTTTTTAGTGTGATGGATTTTCCCGAGATTAGTCAACAAACAATTTTACTCGATAGTGCATCAAAGCGATTTAATTTGTGCGGAGCAAGAATTGGAGTGCTTGCAAGTCATAATGAAGATGTAGTTCAATCAGCTTTTAAGTTTGGAATGGCAAGACTATCCGTTGCAACAATTGAACAGCTCGCTATAATCCCGATGCTTGAAAATCCATTTACATATACAGCGCCAATCGTTGAAGAATTTCGAAGAAGAAGAGATGTTGTTTATGAAGCTCTTTCTCAGATAAATGGAGTTACATATTATAAACCAGAAGGTGCATTTTACATCATCATCGGTTTACCTGTTAAAGACTCAGAACATTTTGCTCGATGGTTAATTGAAGAATTTGATTACAATAAAGAAACTGTTCTATTAGCTCCAGCTCAAGGATTTTATGCAACTCCCGGCAAAGGAACTAATGAAGTAAGACTTGCTTTTATGCTCAATGTAGACGATATGAAAAAATCATTGAAAATTATTTCTATTGCACTTGAAGAATATTTAAAGAAATTTAACTAA